Proteins encoded within one genomic window of Triticum aestivum cultivar Chinese Spring chromosome 2D, IWGSC CS RefSeq v2.1, whole genome shotgun sequence:
- the LOC123054357 gene encoding coniferyl alcohol acyltransferase, with product MVKETTEAHGGEVTIMSATTVAPALPLQEHRLPLSNLDLLLPPIDVGVFFCYLHPAPTAAALKEALAKVLVAYHPLAGEVVANGDGELELLCNCRGVDFTEASAGDTELRELRLGIVDEGVDKLVPSKKAGVISLQVTKFKCGGAVVGCTFDHRVCDAYSFNMFLVAWAAAARGGSVPPAPTFRRSLVSPRDPSPRTYATNALIDRLFSPLSSAPPPPPATVAATAVNRIYRIAAADVAALQATAGPGRTKLEAFTAHLWQLCSMSASAHQRLCCMGMVVDGRARMSPDGAMKAYFGNVLTITYGVNSSDDLRRRMALADVADDVHQWVREAATDEHFRGLIDWVEALRPKPAAARAYLGGTGGTKATACIVSSGMSFPVREINFGTGLPAFASYHFPWPAGAAYVMPMPSARGDGEWVVYVHAAPELVKVMEEEPTVFKVLENSYVFG from the exons ATGGTGAAGGAAACCACCGAAGCGCACGGCGGTGAGGTGACCATCATGTCTGCGACGACGGTGGCGCCGGCGCTGCCGCTGCAGGAGCACCGCCTGCCGCTGTCTAACCTGGACCTCCTCCTGCCGCCCATCGACGTCGGCGTCTTCTTCTGCTACCTCCACCCGGCGCCCACCGCGGCCGCGCTCAAGGAGGCGCTCGCCAAAGTGCTGGTGGCGTACCACCCGCTCGCGGGAGAGGTCGTTGCCAACGGCGACGGCGAGCTGGAGCTGCTGTGCAACTGCcgcggcgtggacttcaccgaggCAAGCGCCGGGGACACGGAGCTGCGGGAGCTCCGGCTGGGCATTGTGGACGAGGGCGTCGACAAGCTTGTTCCCTCCAAGAAGGCCGGCGTCATATCTCTTCAG GTCACAAAGTTTAAGTGCGGCGGCGCCGTCGTCGGCTGCACTTTCGACCACCGGGTCTGCGACGCCTACTCCTTCAACATGTTCCTCGTCGCATGGGCCGCCGCAGCCCGTGGTGGCTCCGTACCACCGGCCCCGACCTTCCGCCGCTCCCTAGTGTCCCCGCGCGACCCATCGCCGCGTACGTATGCTACCAACGCCCTGATCGACCGCCTTTTCTCCCCTCTTAGCTCAGCGCCGCCACCCCCTCCGGCCACCGTTGCCGCCACCGCCGTCAACCGCATCTACCGTATAGCCGCCGCGGACGTCGCGGCGCTGCAGGCCACGGCCGGGCCAGGGCGCACGAAGCTTGAGGCATTCACGGCTCACCTGTGGCAACTCTGCTCTATGTCGGCCTCAGCACATCAGCGCCTGTGCTGCATGGGCATGGTCGTGGACGGGCGCGCCCGCATGTCACCGGACGGCGCCATGAAGGCCTACTTCGGCAACGTGCTGACCATAACTTACGGTGTCAACAGCAGCGACGACCTTCGTCGTCGCATGGCGCTCGCCGACGTGGCCGACGACGTCCACCAGTGGGTGCGTGAGGCCGCGACGGACGAGCACTTCCGGGGGCTCATCGACTGGGTGGAGGCGCTGCGGCCCAAACCGGCCGCGGCCAGGGCGTACCTGGGCGGCACCGGCGGCACCAAGGCGACGGCGTGCATCGTGTCGTCGGGGATGAGTTTCCCAGTCCGGGAGATCAACTTTGGGACGGGCCTGCCGGCGTTCGCGTCGTACCACTTCCCGTGGCCCGCCGGCGCGGCTTACGTGATGCCGATGCCGAGCGCGCGCGGGGACGGCGAGTGGGTGGTGTACGTGCATGCGGCGCCGGAGCTGGTGAAGGTGATGGAGGAGGAGCCGACTGTTTTCAAAGTTCTGGAGAACAGCTATGTGTTCGGATGA